The following is a genomic window from Chania multitudinisentens RB-25.
AGTAGTGTCTTACCCAATATCCAGACGCCGGATGGAAATTATTACGGGTGGGAATTGTCCCCTAACTCTGGTGTCTATGGCGTTATCTATGACAGTGCTCTAAACTCCTGGGTTTGGAATCCAGATAATTACACCACACGAGCCTCCCTCACTGCCACCTGGCAGGCCAATGGCAAAGCATCGACTAACGGTACAGATAATATAGCCAACTGCTATACTGCCGTTCCACATACCGACAGAGCAGCGTTCTCTTTGCGTGTTGGAGATGACACCCTCAGTGGACAGCTAAAATACGGGGTCTATGTAGACACCACCCGTCCACAAGCGGGTACCTATAATCTGCAATTTTATCTTGGGAAGTATCAGGGCACTTTCATTCCTGTCTCACAAATTCTCAACGTTCACCTCACTGCCTGTACCGTCACCACACCCAGCCAGGTGCGCTTCGGTACTGTTGATGCGGGTTCTGTCGCCCCGGTTATCTCCCCGGACAGTGGAATAGACCTTGCCTGTAGCGGCCGCGCACCTACGGTTAATGTTTCCTATTCGGCGCAGGCGGTCTCCCCCACTCAAACTTCGTCACAACTGG
Proteins encoded in this region:
- a CDS encoding fimbrial protein, which produces MMKKVAIISPWFTGPALMLTGIMLWGNALPTLALDILGPGFTPLGQLTASSTSRANGNYSYNTNGTLGINIYVGRSNDFTTRCSSVLPNIQTPDGNYYGWELSPNSGVYGVIYDSALNSWVWNPDNYTTRASLTATWQANGKASTNGTDNIANCYTAVPHTDRAAFSLRVGDDTLSGQLKYGVYVDTTRPQAGTYNLQFYLGKYQGTFIPVSQILNVHLTACTVTTPSQVRFGTVDAGSVAPVISPDSGIDLACSGRAPTVNVSYSAQAVSPTQTSSQLVMSNGQNQAQGTVRGFIGNGADADAGCNDAATSIHFGNPAKSLLANAASNQSHTIPLKWVLCPNATPVLGEGRASATLDIIWQ